The Nocardioides pantholopis genome window below encodes:
- a CDS encoding SAV_915 family protein: protein MNGSQHRDTVFVPVRLNVSGATTLVLCRRPDGVRTGLAFGSAAALERALGVGQPHLALSLSGLRAMLADLGVYAVQVDPEAVLRPPTPCRAAS from the coding sequence GTGAATGGCTCTCAACATCGCGACACCGTGTTCGTCCCGGTGCGGCTCAACGTTTCCGGTGCGACCACCCTGGTGCTGTGCCGCCGACCGGACGGCGTACGCACGGGCCTGGCGTTCGGGTCGGCAGCGGCCCTGGAGCGCGCCCTGGGCGTCGGCCAGCCGCACCTGGCGCTGAGCCTGTCCGGGCTGCGGGCCATGCTCGCCGACCTCGGCGTGTACGCCGTCCAGGTCGACCCCGAGGCCGTGCTGCGGCCGCCCACGCCCTGCCGCGCGGCCTCCTGA
- a CDS encoding FAD/NAD(P)-binding protein has product MGASANGSARPGRPTVAIVGAGAAGSLTALHLARTAARRSSGLDLVLIDPAERCARGVAFGTSEDQHLLNVPASGMSALPEDPGHFVAWRHREDPAQPAEPYVFAPRRQWGRYLDDTLEDALRNALGEVSVRHLRTEALGIRRTADGAAVRTAAGEEIAADAVVVAPGLPEAGHAWAPDSLAASPFFVPDPWAPGALEVIRRDRVGPADVLLVGTGLTMVDVAFSVTDPRNRSDRTVHATSRNGRLPQAHATQLQLAAIPDISDWGGTLEEIRAEVHRHVAEVLASAGDWRPALDGLRFRVQELWSRLGEADRVAFLARDAGTWGVHRHRMPPSSAARIATLRDQGRLQVGAATVVAAEPLPAGGLRVTLSDGSEREVGWVVNCTGPQTDVRRLDNPVLDDLLRGRGGAALATPATAGLGLRTREGRLIAADGSTDAPLWTLGAMRRGDLWESTAIPEIRAQAAALSRSVLDAVAPLPRRLADGRLVGGHHPVARPRDPLGLPLSTTTDAAAAYNAGLERVMRLQDGAEGLLRRATELDPGFALAHAALAMLGHEAGADADVHASLTAARDAARERGDERERSLVSVVDQRVQDVRRAGADALMRHIAAHPRDVLAVSAAVPTIAFSGVTDVQQEAWDLVEGLAPAYGDHWWYISLLAFTRQDQGRFEEAGLLAESALSCEPSSGHAVHAQTHVLYETGQHETGRVWLDHWVTESGRSASHAAHFSWHAALHELAIGDTEAVRRRYYSQLAAPAVTGVRALIDSASLLWRWRVTTTDWDGAIERGLPTAAGGAFAGEMSPPPVEPVLAAVDAGLLTRPETPFVALHAAIALAAAGDLPRLAGLARHCRSSSDAVVRGTVAAVCDALAAAVEGRWAEAAALLTDLLPALVRVGGSAAQREVIEETLLLCRVNAGDAPGALALLDQRLDRRPSPLDRRRLTSLAPRPPVGVPG; this is encoded by the coding sequence ATGGGCGCTTCCGCGAACGGATCGGCACGGCCCGGGCGACCCACTGTCGCGATCGTCGGCGCCGGCGCCGCCGGGTCCCTGACCGCCCTGCACCTGGCCCGGACCGCCGCCCGTCGCAGCAGCGGCCTCGATCTGGTCCTGATCGACCCGGCCGAGCGCTGTGCCCGCGGGGTCGCGTTCGGCACCAGCGAGGACCAGCACCTGCTCAACGTCCCCGCCTCCGGCATGAGCGCCCTGCCCGAGGACCCCGGCCACTTCGTGGCCTGGCGGCACCGGGAGGACCCCGCGCAGCCCGCCGAGCCCTACGTGTTCGCGCCCCGCCGCCAGTGGGGGCGCTACCTCGACGACACCCTCGAGGACGCCCTGCGCAACGCCCTGGGCGAGGTCTCGGTGCGGCACCTGCGCACCGAGGCGCTCGGGATCCGGCGTACGGCGGACGGGGCGGCGGTCCGCACCGCCGCCGGCGAGGAGATCGCCGCCGACGCCGTCGTGGTCGCGCCCGGGCTCCCCGAGGCCGGTCACGCCTGGGCGCCGGACTCGCTGGCTGCCTCTCCGTTCTTCGTCCCCGACCCCTGGGCGCCCGGCGCCCTCGAGGTCATCCGGCGGGACCGGGTCGGGCCCGCGGACGTGCTCCTGGTCGGCACCGGGCTGACGATGGTCGACGTCGCGTTCTCGGTCACCGACCCCCGCAACCGGTCCGACCGGACCGTGCACGCAACCTCGCGCAACGGCCGCCTGCCCCAGGCGCACGCCACCCAGCTGCAGCTGGCCGCGATCCCGGACATCTCCGACTGGGGCGGGACGCTCGAGGAGATCCGCGCCGAGGTGCACCGCCACGTCGCCGAGGTGCTGGCCAGCGCCGGCGACTGGCGCCCGGCGCTGGACGGGCTGCGCTTCCGCGTGCAGGAGCTGTGGAGCCGGCTCGGCGAGGCGGACCGGGTGGCGTTCCTGGCCCGGGACGCCGGCACCTGGGGGGTGCACCGGCACCGGATGCCGCCCTCGAGCGCGGCGAGGATCGCCACCCTGCGCGACCAGGGCCGGCTTCAGGTCGGAGCCGCGACGGTGGTGGCCGCCGAGCCGCTGCCGGCCGGCGGGCTGCGGGTCACCCTCTCCGACGGCTCCGAGCGCGAGGTCGGCTGGGTGGTCAACTGCACCGGGCCGCAGACCGATGTCCGCCGGCTCGACAACCCCGTGCTCGACGACCTGCTGCGCGGACGCGGAGGCGCGGCGCTGGCCACCCCCGCCACCGCCGGCCTCGGCCTGCGCACCCGCGAGGGCCGACTGATCGCCGCCGACGGCAGCACCGACGCCCCGCTGTGGACGCTGGGCGCCATGCGCCGCGGCGACCTGTGGGAGAGCACCGCGATCCCCGAGATCCGCGCCCAGGCCGCGGCGCTGTCGCGCTCGGTGCTGGACGCCGTCGCGCCGCTCCCCCGCCGGCTCGCCGACGGCCGTCTGGTCGGTGGCCACCACCCGGTCGCCCGGCCGCGGGACCCGCTGGGCCTGCCGCTGTCGACGACCACCGACGCCGCCGCGGCGTACAACGCGGGGCTGGAGCGGGTGATGCGGCTCCAGGACGGCGCCGAGGGGCTGCTGCGCCGGGCGACCGAGCTGGACCCCGGCTTCGCGCTGGCCCACGCGGCCCTGGCGATGCTCGGCCACGAGGCCGGCGCCGACGCCGACGTCCATGCCTCCCTCACCGCTGCCCGCGACGCGGCGCGGGAGCGGGGCGACGAGCGGGAGCGGAGCCTGGTCTCGGTCGTGGACCAGCGGGTCCAGGACGTCCGGCGGGCGGGCGCGGACGCGCTGATGCGCCACATCGCCGCCCACCCGCGCGACGTGCTCGCGGTCTCCGCCGCCGTCCCGACGATCGCGTTCTCGGGGGTCACCGACGTCCAGCAGGAGGCCTGGGACCTGGTCGAGGGCCTGGCCCCGGCGTACGGCGACCACTGGTGGTACATCTCGCTGCTCGCCTTCACCCGCCAGGACCAGGGCCGCTTCGAGGAGGCCGGGCTGCTCGCCGAGAGCGCCCTGTCCTGCGAGCCGTCCTCGGGCCACGCCGTGCACGCCCAGACCCACGTCCTGTACGAGACCGGGCAGCACGAGACCGGCCGGGTCTGGCTGGACCACTGGGTCACCGAGAGCGGCCGCTCGGCCAGCCACGCCGCCCACTTCTCCTGGCACGCCGCCCTGCACGAGCTGGCCATCGGCGACACCGAGGCGGTGCGCCGGCGCTACTACTCCCAGCTGGCAGCGCCGGCCGTCACCGGCGTGCGGGCCCTCATCGACTCTGCCTCGCTGCTGTGGCGCTGGCGGGTCACGACGACCGACTGGGACGGCGCGATCGAGCGCGGGCTGCCGACGGCAGCGGGCGGCGCGTTCGCCGGGGAGATGTCTCCCCCGCCGGTCGAGCCGGTGCTCGCGGCCGTCGACGCCGGGCTGCTGACCCGCCCGGAGACCCCGTTCGTGGCCCTGCACGCGGCGATCGCGCTGGCCGCGGCCGGCGACCTGCCCCGGCTCGCCGGTCTGGCCCGGCACTGCCGCAGCTCCTCGGACGCCGTGGTCCGCGGCACCGTCGCCGCCGTGTGCGACGCGCTGGCGGCGGCCGTCGAGGGGCGCTGGGCCGAGGCCGCGGCCCTGCTGACCGACCTGCTCCCGGCGCTGGTGCGGGTGGGGGGCTCCGCGGCCCAGCGCGAGGTGATCGAGGAGACGCTGCTGCTGTGCCGGGTCAACGCCGGCGACGCCCCCGGGGCGCTGGCGCTCCTGGACCAGCGCCTGGACCGCCGGCCCTCCCCGCTCGACCGGCGCCGGCTCACCTCGCTGGCGCCGCGACCCCCGGTCGGCGTGCCCGGCTGA
- a CDS encoding metallophosphoesterase, whose product MHLQLGQHPAPTHAVAHLSDPHLLTDGARQYGVVDTEAGLQCALARLRHVHPAPQVLVFTGDLADRAEPAAYARLRAIVEPVAAELGAQTVWVMGNHDERPAFSASLYGTASQEPQDRVHDVDGLRVVALDTSVPGYHHGDLTDAQLTWLAEVLATPAEHGTVLAMHHPPIPVPMLRAGELIELADQERLAEVVRGTDVRAILGGHFHFSSYSTFAGIPVSVASASCYTSDPAPVDRFVSGVDGHQAFTMMHVYADRVVHTVVPLAPAPSSPAIRATRRRSWRR is encoded by the coding sequence ATGCACCTCCAGCTCGGCCAGCACCCCGCGCCCACCCATGCCGTCGCCCACCTCAGCGACCCGCACCTGCTCACCGACGGGGCACGCCAGTACGGCGTGGTCGACACCGAGGCCGGACTGCAGTGCGCCCTGGCCCGGCTGCGGCACGTCCACCCGGCGCCCCAGGTGCTGGTCTTCACCGGCGACCTGGCCGACCGCGCCGAGCCCGCGGCGTACGCCCGCCTGCGGGCGATCGTCGAGCCGGTGGCCGCCGAGCTGGGGGCCCAGACGGTCTGGGTGATGGGCAACCACGACGAGCGGCCGGCGTTCTCCGCGAGCCTGTACGGCACGGCGTCCCAGGAGCCCCAGGACCGCGTGCACGATGTCGACGGGCTGCGGGTCGTCGCCCTGGACACCAGCGTCCCGGGCTACCACCACGGCGACCTCACCGACGCCCAGCTGACCTGGCTCGCCGAGGTGCTGGCGACCCCCGCCGAGCACGGCACGGTGCTGGCGATGCACCACCCGCCGATCCCGGTCCCGATGCTGCGCGCCGGGGAGCTGATCGAGCTCGCGGACCAGGAGCGGCTCGCCGAGGTCGTGCGCGGCACCGACGTGCGGGCGATCCTGGGCGGGCACTTCCACTTCTCGTCGTACTCGACCTTCGCAGGCATCCCGGTCTCGGTGGCCTCGGCCAGCTGCTACACCTCGGACCCGGCTCCGGTGGACCGGTTCGTCTCCGGCGTCGACGGCCACCAGGCGTTCACGATGATGCACGTCTACGCCGACCGGGTCGTGCACACGGTGGTCCCGCTGGCCCCGGCCCCGAGCTCACCGGCTATCCGAGCGACGCGGCGGCGCAGCTGGCGACGCTGA
- a CDS encoding fumarylacetoacetate hydrolase family protein — MSTPGSRYGGFGLDHLPYGVFSVAGGERRVGVRLGDTVLDLHALTGRAEFAAPTLNVFLALGPEVWRQTREQVAALAADAEGIELADATLHLPFEVADYVDFYASEHHAANVGRILRPGQEPLAPNWRHLPVGYHGRAGTVVASGTPVVRPAGQRRDPGAEAPVHGPTRQLDLEAELGFVVGVPSPPGVPVPYAAFSEHVFGVVGLNDWSARDIQAWESRPLGPFLGKSFATSIAAWVTPLAALDAAWCDLPPQQPRPLDYLGPGHVRGLDVAVEVEVDGEVLSRPRFRDMYWSPAQLLAQLTANGAALRTGDLFGSGTISGPAPDQLGCLLELYAGERFLADGARVVLRYSAPGTSGAPITLGEVSGVVRPA; from the coding sequence GTGAGCACGCCGGGGAGCCGGTACGGCGGGTTCGGCCTCGACCACCTGCCGTACGGCGTCTTCTCGGTCGCCGGCGGCGAGCGCCGGGTCGGGGTCCGGTTGGGCGACACAGTGCTCGACCTGCATGCGCTCACCGGGCGGGCGGAGTTCGCGGCGCCCACGCTCAACGTCTTCCTCGCGCTGGGCCCGGAGGTGTGGCGCCAGACCCGTGAGCAGGTCGCCGCCCTGGCCGCCGACGCCGAGGGGATCGAGCTGGCCGACGCCACCCTGCACCTGCCGTTCGAGGTGGCCGACTACGTCGACTTCTACGCCTCCGAGCACCACGCCGCGAACGTCGGCCGGATCCTGCGTCCCGGCCAGGAGCCGCTCGCCCCGAACTGGCGGCACCTGCCGGTCGGCTACCACGGCCGCGCCGGGACCGTCGTGGCCTCCGGCACGCCCGTGGTGCGGCCCGCGGGGCAGCGCCGCGACCCGGGCGCCGAGGCACCCGTGCACGGCCCCACCCGGCAGCTGGACCTCGAGGCCGAGCTCGGGTTCGTCGTGGGCGTGCCGTCCCCGCCGGGGGTGCCGGTGCCGTACGCCGCCTTCAGCGAGCACGTCTTCGGCGTGGTCGGCCTCAACGACTGGTCCGCGCGCGACATCCAGGCCTGGGAGAGCCGGCCGCTGGGCCCGTTCCTCGGCAAGTCCTTCGCGACCAGCATCGCGGCCTGGGTGACCCCGCTGGCCGCACTGGATGCCGCCTGGTGCGACCTGCCGCCCCAGCAGCCCCGCCCGCTGGACTACCTCGGGCCCGGGCACGTGCGGGGGCTCGACGTCGCGGTCGAGGTCGAGGTCGACGGCGAGGTCCTGAGCCGGCCCCGGTTCCGCGACATGTACTGGTCGCCGGCCCAGCTGCTGGCCCAGCTCACCGCCAACGGGGCCGCGCTGCGCACCGGCGACCTGTTCGGGTCCGGCACCATCAGCGGGCCGGCCCCCGACCAGCTCGGCTGCCTGCTGGAGCTGTACGCCGGGGAGCGCTTCCTCGCCGACGGCGCCCGGGTCGTGCTGCGCTACTCCGCGCCCGGCACCTCCGGCGCCCCGATCACGCTCGGCGAGGTCTCGGGCGTGGTCCGCCCGGCCTGA
- a CDS encoding DNA-3-methyladenine glycosylase I, with protein sequence MAGTGPVVGEDGLARCPWAGGPGVMRDYHDTEWGCRVHGESAYLERLTLEAFQSGLSWSTILNKREAFREVFHGFDADAVAAFGPDDVERLMGDARIVRNRRKVEAAVTNARATVALRADGGLERLVLAHAPQPAPVPHTTADLATTSPESLALSKELKRRGFAHVGPTTMYALMEAIGVFDPHLVGCHRRGLNVR encoded by the coding sequence ATGGCGGGGACCGGCCCGGTCGTCGGTGAGGACGGCCTGGCCCGCTGCCCGTGGGCCGGCGGACCCGGAGTGATGCGCGACTACCACGACACCGAGTGGGGGTGTCGCGTGCACGGCGAGTCGGCGTACCTGGAGCGGCTCACCCTGGAGGCCTTCCAGTCCGGGCTGTCGTGGTCGACGATCCTGAACAAGCGCGAGGCGTTCCGCGAGGTCTTCCACGGCTTCGACGCCGACGCCGTGGCCGCCTTCGGCCCGGACGACGTCGAGCGGCTGATGGGCGACGCGCGCATCGTCCGCAACCGCCGCAAGGTGGAGGCCGCGGTCACCAACGCCCGCGCGACGGTGGCGCTGCGCGCGGACGGCGGGCTGGAGCGCCTGGTGCTGGCCCACGCCCCGCAGCCGGCTCCGGTCCCGCACACCACCGCGGACCTGGCCACCACCTCGCCGGAGTCGCTGGCGCTGTCGAAGGAGCTGAAGCGGCGCGGCTTCGCCCACGTCGGCCCCACCACGATGTACGCGCTGATGGAGGCCATCGGCGTCTTCGACCCGCACCTGGT